In one window of Caenimonas aquaedulcis DNA:
- a CDS encoding ATP-binding protein, protein MKLPAVRSIRQKLNFILLATTLAALLIAGIALVLFDLRSELRSIENDLVTQADIMGLVNGPALSFDDPRVAAENLRVLRLKPNLAAAALYGAKGKLFASYVDTAAEGVAVPSVAGTPGVSFDSQWVSVWRPVLMGKEPVGMMYLQARHELLDRAFDYLGVLAMVLTGSLVAALLLSNRLQAALTGPLLAISEVARQIRHGESLAARAPIEDDDEIGELAGVFNAMLDELALRAQTLQQANEALQQSDERYQLAVRGSSAGLWDWDMVADTMFYSPRFKALLGYDAQEFPDLPSSLVNIMHADDVPRIRSALRDHIAHDAPYQFECRLRLKSGEWRWFLVTGMAQRNAMGKAFRMAGSVIDVTERKMAEQVLQESNRAKDEFIATLAHELRNPLAPIRTGLEILKKDTANGPASQRARDTMERQLAHMIRLIDDLLDISRINSGKIRLEPGRIRLSGALESAVEISRPAMEARGHELTVRLPAPDIELMGDATRIAQAVGNLLNNAAKYTPPRGHVKLEARQEGGAAVIEVSDDGVGIPPEMLETVFSLFTQVGRTLDRAQGGLGIGLYLVRSLVELHRGTVTAHSDGPGQGSRFTIRIPCLLRAAPVAEPQEPVAAAPAGGMKVLVVDDNEDAAETLATVLEMTGRSTKTVFTGEDVQAAAEAFRPDVVLLDIGLPGISGYQVARQLRADPRFARTVLIAVTGWGSADDRRRSAEAGFDEHLTKPIDLAALEPLLAKLSSAPSA, encoded by the coding sequence CGACATCATGGGCCTCGTCAACGGGCCCGCGCTCTCCTTCGACGACCCCCGCGTCGCCGCGGAAAACCTTCGCGTGCTGCGCCTGAAGCCCAACCTCGCCGCCGCCGCGCTCTACGGCGCGAAGGGCAAGCTTTTCGCGTCTTATGTCGACACGGCCGCCGAGGGGGTCGCCGTGCCGTCCGTGGCCGGCACGCCCGGCGTGAGCTTCGATTCGCAATGGGTCAGCGTGTGGCGGCCCGTGCTCATGGGCAAGGAGCCCGTGGGCATGATGTACCTGCAGGCCCGCCACGAGCTGCTGGACCGCGCCTTCGACTACCTCGGCGTGCTGGCCATGGTGCTCACGGGCAGCCTGGTCGCGGCGCTCCTGCTCTCCAACCGCCTGCAGGCCGCATTGACCGGCCCGCTGCTGGCCATCAGCGAAGTCGCGCGGCAGATCCGCCACGGGGAAAGCCTCGCCGCGCGCGCGCCGATCGAGGACGACGACGAGATCGGCGAGCTGGCCGGCGTGTTCAACGCGATGCTCGACGAACTCGCGCTGCGCGCGCAGACGCTGCAGCAGGCGAACGAGGCGCTGCAGCAGAGCGACGAGCGCTACCAGCTCGCGGTGCGCGGCTCGAGCGCGGGCCTCTGGGACTGGGACATGGTGGCCGACACCATGTTCTATTCCCCGCGTTTCAAGGCGCTGCTCGGCTACGACGCGCAGGAGTTCCCCGACCTGCCCAGCTCGCTCGTGAACATCATGCATGCGGACGACGTGCCGCGCATCCGCAGCGCCCTGCGCGACCACATCGCGCACGACGCGCCCTACCAGTTCGAGTGCAGGCTGCGGCTGAAATCGGGGGAATGGCGCTGGTTCCTCGTCACCGGCATGGCGCAGCGCAACGCGATGGGCAAGGCCTTCCGCATGGCGGGCTCGGTGATCGACGTGACCGAACGCAAGATGGCCGAGCAGGTGCTGCAGGAGTCCAACCGCGCGAAGGACGAATTCATCGCCACGCTCGCGCATGAGCTGCGCAACCCGCTCGCCCCGATCCGCACGGGCCTGGAAATCCTCAAGAAGGACACCGCCAACGGCCCGGCGTCGCAGCGCGCGCGCGACACCATGGAGCGGCAGCTCGCGCACATGATCCGCCTCATCGACGACCTGCTGGACATCTCGCGCATCAACAGCGGCAAGATCCGGCTGGAGCCGGGCCGCATCCGCCTCTCCGGCGCGCTGGAAAGCGCGGTGGAGATCAGCCGCCCCGCGATGGAGGCGCGCGGCCACGAGCTGACCGTGCGGCTGCCGGCGCCGGACATCGAGCTGATGGGCGATGCGACACGTATCGCGCAGGCCGTGGGCAACCTCCTCAACAACGCCGCCAAGTACACACCGCCGCGCGGCCACGTGAAGCTCGAGGCGCGGCAGGAGGGCGGCGCCGCGGTGATCGAGGTGAGCGACGACGGCGTCGGCATCCCGCCCGAGATGCTGGAAACCGTGTTCTCCCTCTTCACGCAGGTGGGCCGCACGCTCGACCGCGCGCAGGGCGGATTGGGCATCGGCCTGTACCTGGTGCGCAGCCTGGTCGAGCTGCACCGCGGCACCGTCACGGCGCACAGCGACGGCCCCGGCCAGGGCAGCCGCTTCACCATCCGCATCCCCTGCCTGCTGCGCGCCGCGCCGGTGGCCGAGCCGCAGGAGCCGGTGGCTGCCGCGCCCGCCGGCGGCATGAAGGTGCTGGTGGTGGACGACAACGAGGACGCCGCGGAAACGCTGGCCACGGTGCTGGAAATGACGGGCCGCAGCACGAAGACCGTCTTCACCGGCGAGGACGTGCAGGCGGCGGCCGAGGCCTTCCGTCCCGACGTCGTGCTGCTGGACATCGGCCTGCCCGGCATCAGCGGCTACCAGGTCGCCCGGCAGCTGCGCGCGGACCCGCGTTTCGCCCGCACCGTGCTGATCGCCGTCACCGGCTGGGGTAGCGCCGACGACCGCCGCAGGTCCGCCGAGGCCGGCTTCGACGAACACCTGACAAAACCGATCGACCTGGCAGCCCTTGAGCCGCTGCTGGCAAAGCTAAGCTCCGCGCCCTCCGCGTAA